In Anseongella ginsenosidimutans, one genomic interval encodes:
- a CDS encoding glycoside hydrolase family 43 protein, protein MRMLLLFGLVLSISGACAQETYRNPLPVAFGDPFVLYDTSDGNYYMYGTGGGAKDGFSAYASSDLVNWEYKGQVYHGNTEDSWCIGAFWAPEVYKVKNKYYLFYSAQWRDNPTAELENFRIGVAVADKPTGPFKDIRNEPVFDPGYPIIDANVFFDDDGRIYLYYSRCCYKHAVESEVADWAREKGWYDEIEESWVYGVELRPDFKGVKGKPRLLLRPPVKMDDKQAEWESRSVTSHEVNRRWTEGSYTFKRGDTYYMMYSANHFGGQNYAVGYATATSPLGPYVKAANNPVLEKNTAIGGNVTGTGHNSITYSPDGTEMFCVYHGRTAATGNERMVFIDRMEILDDGSLVVHGPVTTPQPPPSGL, encoded by the coding sequence ATGAGAATGCTTCTCCTTTTTGGGCTGGTTTTGAGTATAAGCGGCGCATGCGCCCAGGAAACCTACAGAAATCCGCTCCCGGTTGCCTTTGGCGATCCTTTCGTTCTGTATGATACCAGCGACGGAAATTATTATATGTACGGGACTGGCGGCGGCGCAAAGGACGGCTTTTCGGCCTATGCTTCTTCTGATCTGGTCAACTGGGAATATAAAGGGCAGGTATATCATGGAAATACGGAAGATTCCTGGTGCATCGGCGCTTTCTGGGCGCCCGAAGTGTATAAAGTGAAGAATAAATATTATCTCTTTTACAGCGCGCAATGGCGGGATAATCCCACTGCTGAGCTGGAAAATTTCCGGATAGGGGTGGCCGTAGCCGATAAGCCCACGGGCCCTTTTAAGGACATCCGGAACGAGCCGGTTTTCGACCCGGGATATCCGATCATTGATGCCAACGTATTTTTTGACGATGATGGCAGAATTTACCTGTATTACTCCCGCTGCTGCTACAAACACGCGGTGGAAAGCGAAGTGGCTGACTGGGCGAGGGAAAAGGGCTGGTATGACGAAATTGAAGAAAGCTGGGTATACGGGGTAGAGCTTCGTCCCGATTTCAAAGGGGTAAAAGGGAAGCCCCGCTTATTGCTTCGGCCGCCGGTAAAAATGGACGACAAACAGGCGGAATGGGAAAGCCGTTCGGTGACTTCTCATGAGGTGAACCGGCGCTGGACCGAGGGCTCCTATACGTTCAAGCGGGGCGATACTTATTATATGATGTACTCTGCCAACCATTTCGGCGGGCAGAATTATGCCGTTGGCTATGCGACTGCGACCTCTCCGCTGGGCCCTTACGTAAAAGCAGCCAATAACCCGGTGCTGGAAAAGAATACTGCCATCGGCGGGAATGTGACCGGGACCGGCCATAACAGCATTACTTATTCGCCGGACGGCACGGAAATGTTTTGCGTTTACCACGGCAGGACAGCCGCTACGGGCAACGAACGAATGGTGTTCATTGACCGGATGGAGATACTGGACGACGGCAGCCTGGTGGTGCATGGCCCCGTTACGACGCCCCAGCCGCCGCCTTCAGGCCTTTAA
- the rho gene encoding transcription termination factor Rho, protein MFNESELNAKLVAELREIAKTLNISDYDELRKQQLIRSIVEKQKSESEPAEPSAPSPETAEKTNGSNSNSNTSANGNDKAKRGRRARIRKGDEKGEEKAESPLMASEERYSAPNKEEIVQRSAGGSASEAERIPYSEKRPDKGNEEKKAQRPRVEQPASTSSLDFDNVIINEGALEIMPDGYGFLRSADYNYLTSPDDIYVSQSQIKLFGLKTGDTVRGNIRPPKEGEKYFPLVRIEAINGRGPAEVRDRVPFDYLTPLFPYEKFNLVTKMDNYSTRLMDLFTPIGKGQRGLIVAQPKTGKTQLLKDVANSIAANHPEAYLIILLIDERPEEVTDMARSVRAEVISSTFDEPAERHVKIANIVLEKAKRMVECGHDVVILLDSITRLARAYNTVAPASGKILSGGVDANALHKPKRFFGAARKIENGGSLTILATALIDTGSKMDEVIFEEFKGTGNMELQLDRKLSNKRLFPAIDITASSTRRDELLLDKEALQRVWILRNHLADMNSQEAIEFLLSQMRGTKDNDEFLVSMNS, encoded by the coding sequence ATGTTTAACGAATCAGAATTAAACGCTAAGCTCGTAGCTGAATTAAGGGAAATCGCAAAAACCCTGAACATCTCCGACTATGATGAGCTGCGTAAACAGCAATTAATCCGCAGCATAGTGGAAAAGCAAAAGAGCGAAAGCGAGCCTGCTGAACCTTCTGCCCCTTCTCCTGAAACAGCCGAAAAAACAAACGGCTCAAATTCAAATTCAAATACCAGCGCAAACGGCAATGATAAGGCTAAGCGCGGACGCAGGGCGCGTATAAGAAAAGGGGATGAAAAAGGAGAGGAAAAAGCCGAATCCCCCTTAATGGCCAGTGAAGAAAGGTATTCCGCTCCGAATAAAGAAGAAATAGTACAGAGATCAGCCGGCGGTTCTGCTTCTGAAGCCGAGAGGATCCCTTATTCCGAAAAAAGACCGGATAAAGGAAACGAAGAGAAGAAAGCGCAGCGCCCGCGTGTAGAACAGCCGGCCAGCACCTCTTCCCTGGATTTTGATAATGTAATCATTAATGAAGGCGCCCTGGAGATCATGCCGGACGGGTATGGCTTTCTGCGTTCAGCTGATTATAACTACCTTACCTCGCCCGACGATATTTATGTTTCGCAATCGCAGATAAAGCTTTTCGGACTAAAAACCGGTGATACGGTAAGGGGCAATATCCGCCCGCCAAAAGAAGGAGAAAAATACTTCCCGCTGGTAAGGATCGAGGCCATTAACGGCCGCGGCCCGGCAGAAGTGCGGGATCGTGTGCCTTTCGATTACCTGACGCCGCTTTTCCCGTATGAAAAGTTCAACCTGGTCACTAAAATGGATAATTATTCCACCAGGTTAATGGATCTCTTCACCCCCATCGGGAAAGGCCAGCGCGGTTTGATCGTCGCTCAGCCGAAAACCGGTAAAACCCAGCTACTGAAGGATGTGGCCAATTCCATCGCGGCCAATCATCCGGAAGCATATTTGATCATCCTTCTGATAGATGAACGGCCGGAAGAAGTTACGGACATGGCACGAAGCGTCCGTGCTGAAGTAATCTCCTCCACCTTTGACGAACCGGCGGAAAGGCACGTGAAGATCGCGAATATCGTTCTGGAAAAAGCCAAGAGAATGGTCGAATGCGGACATGATGTGGTGATCCTGCTGGATTCCATTACCCGCCTTGCACGCGCCTACAACACCGTGGCTCCGGCTTCCGGAAAAATACTTTCAGGCGGTGTGGATGCCAATGCCCTGCATAAGCCAAAACGTTTCTTTGGCGCTGCCCGTAAGATCGAGAACGGCGGATCGCTCACCATTCTTGCTACCGCCCTGATAGATACCGGCTCCAAAATGGACGAAGTAATTTTTGAAGAGTTCAAGGGAACAGGTAACATGGAATTGCAGCTTGACCGGAAATTATCCAACAAGCGTCTCTTCCCTGCCATTGACATCACGGCTTCTTCTACCCGCCGCGATGAACTGTTGCTTGATAAGGAAGCGCTTCAAAGGGTATGGATTTTGCGGAACCATCTTGCGGATATGAACTCCCAGGAAGCCATTGAATTCCTGCTTTCCCAGATGCGCGGAACCAAGGATAACGACGAGTTCCTGGTATCAATGAATAGTTAA
- a CDS encoding glutathione synthetase translates to MKIGFIVNQVKKEDPNFTTTGLAWTAHKRGHEVYYMGVGDLAYYSDEQVGAHARKVPDKKFNTRATFMDGVKSAAKEKITSAGLDVLMLRNDPAEDIEKRSWAQSAGMIFSQMAVKQGVIVLNDPQALSTAINKMYFQHFPEIVRPKTIISRNVEDIKAFFEETRHKMVMKPLQGSGGRNVFLVTKKEASNINQMFEAISRDGYVVGQEYLEEAKQGDIRLFLMNGSPIEVKGKIAMLNRLQKEGDIRSNIHRGGKAFKGQISDTMLELAESVKPKLIKDGMFLVGIDIVGNKLMEINVFSPGGLGNASELHKTDFITPVIEAIEKKVAYKKIYGDNISNVRIATI, encoded by the coding sequence ATGAAAATAGGATTCATCGTTAACCAGGTAAAAAAAGAAGACCCCAACTTTACCACTACAGGTTTAGCCTGGACTGCCCATAAGCGAGGTCATGAAGTGTATTACATGGGTGTGGGCGATCTGGCCTACTATTCTGACGAACAGGTAGGGGCTCATGCACGGAAGGTCCCTGACAAGAAATTCAATACGAGGGCCACTTTCATGGATGGGGTAAAAAGTGCCGCTAAGGAAAAGATCACTTCAGCGGGGCTGGATGTACTGATGTTACGGAACGACCCTGCGGAAGATATAGAGAAACGCTCATGGGCGCAGAGCGCAGGCATGATATTCAGTCAAATGGCGGTCAAGCAGGGCGTCATTGTATTAAACGACCCGCAGGCCCTTTCCACGGCGATCAATAAAATGTATTTCCAGCATTTCCCGGAAATTGTCCGGCCAAAGACCATCATCAGCCGGAACGTCGAGGACATTAAAGCCTTCTTCGAAGAAACCAGGCACAAAATGGTGATGAAGCCCCTCCAGGGTTCCGGGGGGCGAAACGTATTCCTGGTCACTAAAAAAGAAGCGAGCAATATTAATCAAATGTTTGAAGCCATCAGCCGCGATGGTTATGTCGTTGGCCAGGAATACCTTGAAGAAGCAAAGCAGGGCGATATCCGCCTGTTCCTGATGAATGGTTCCCCTATTGAAGTAAAAGGCAAAATAGCCATGCTAAACCGGCTTCAGAAAGAAGGAGATATACGAAGCAATATACATCGCGGGGGAAAAGCGTTCAAAGGGCAGATTAGCGATACCATGCTGGAACTTGCCGAATCCGTGAAACCCAAGCTTATCAAGGACGGAATGTTTCTCGTTGGGATTGATATCGTGGGCAATAAGCTGATGGAAATAAACGTCTTCAGCCCGGGCGGCCTCGGCAACGCTTCCGAGCTTCACAAGACGGATTTTATCACTCCCGTAATTGAAGCCATTGAAAAGAAAGTAGCCTACAAAAAGATCTATGGAGACAATATCTCCAACGTCCGGATCGCCACCATTTAA
- a CDS encoding flavohemoglobin expression-modulating QEGLA motif protein: METGQKKIGERILNRLKKDKPVHVKLPGGGIINMDSPVPFLLVYRMPPDEKDLFTLQLGKTESSYLMAEGSSDLSALVNELSQELADRFGAFMLLEVWVTDKKDADDFTVHFNHEGAKSIAESLQSELDAIRIGRTRLSASLKEGGSPAPPYFSPVLNKKQAKRSEIIMVGLEIKPIYINPDTGRSYPLFLRELRKAFGKAVRKTFFEFIRLHTSHNASHFEMLGKTVIEDIVWDIDKELAGYSNQFNFLFLVTPVNLDEAWKAFEKSDFRKNPVFHYRPMPIDPELIKRKLYNLPIEKISDPTIAFLFRDKRKEIDRMLNMMAEREKPDFMHSSLQLFGRIDDHLVETAQALLVAIPPPGDDPKKKFLTAEKFAAMARAELKYLQKQCPDMASEVHIREDIEGILVSRGVLWISDEFKVSRERAKGLIQHEVGTHIVTYYNGKAQPFRLFYTGVPGYEQLQEGLAVLAEYIMDGLTNQRLRTLAARVVAVDYMVTGHSFVETFHLLRGKYHFPPKNAFTTTMRAFRGGGLTKDAVYLKGFLNLLEYIRGGRELEPLLIGKIQEDYLPIVEELIHRKLLKPIPVRPRYLEKEFREKTEILKKDITIFNMIG, translated from the coding sequence ATGGAGACAGGGCAGAAAAAAATAGGCGAACGCATTTTGAACAGGCTGAAAAAGGATAAACCGGTCCACGTGAAGCTGCCCGGGGGCGGTATCATCAATATGGACAGCCCCGTTCCTTTTTTGCTGGTCTACAGGATGCCGCCGGATGAAAAAGACCTGTTTACCCTGCAACTCGGAAAAACCGAATCTTCTTATCTTATGGCCGAAGGGTCCTCTGACCTTTCCGCCCTGGTAAACGAACTCAGCCAGGAGCTTGCCGACCGCTTCGGGGCCTTTATGCTGCTGGAAGTCTGGGTTACCGATAAAAAGGACGCTGATGATTTCACCGTTCATTTTAATCACGAAGGAGCTAAGAGCATTGCCGAAAGCCTGCAGTCTGAACTGGATGCCATACGCATCGGAAGAACCCGTCTCAGCGCTTCTCTGAAGGAGGGCGGATCTCCGGCGCCGCCATATTTTTCACCGGTGCTGAATAAAAAGCAGGCTAAACGCTCAGAAATTATTATGGTAGGGCTTGAAATAAAGCCCATTTACATAAATCCCGACACCGGCAGGTCCTACCCGCTTTTCCTTCGCGAACTCAGGAAAGCGTTTGGAAAAGCCGTCCGGAAAACCTTTTTCGAATTTATCCGCCTCCACACTTCCCATAACGCTTCTCATTTTGAAATGCTGGGAAAAACGGTGATTGAAGACATTGTTTGGGATATCGACAAGGAACTGGCAGGATACAGCAACCAGTTCAACTTCCTCTTCCTGGTCACTCCTGTGAATCTGGATGAAGCCTGGAAGGCGTTTGAAAAAAGTGATTTCCGGAAAAACCCGGTGTTTCACTACCGGCCAATGCCCATTGATCCGGAACTGATCAAGCGCAAGCTGTACAACCTGCCCATCGAAAAAATATCGGATCCAACTATCGCATTCTTGTTCCGGGATAAACGCAAGGAGATTGACCGGATGCTGAACATGATGGCCGAACGGGAAAAGCCCGATTTCATGCATAGCAGCCTGCAACTTTTCGGTAGAATTGACGATCACCTGGTAGAAACCGCACAAGCATTGCTGGTGGCGATTCCGCCTCCCGGAGACGACCCGAAAAAAAAGTTTCTGACAGCCGAGAAATTCGCAGCCATGGCGCGGGCGGAGCTAAAGTACCTTCAAAAGCAATGTCCCGATATGGCGAGCGAGGTACATATCCGCGAAGACATTGAAGGCATTCTCGTTTCCCGGGGGGTATTATGGATCAGCGATGAATTCAAAGTGAGCCGGGAACGCGCAAAGGGGCTTATCCAGCATGAAGTGGGGACACATATCGTGACCTATTACAACGGCAAGGCCCAGCCCTTCCGGCTTTTTTATACCGGGGTCCCGGGTTACGAGCAATTGCAGGAAGGCCTTGCCGTGCTGGCCGAATACATCATGGACGGCCTTACCAACCAGCGGTTAAGGACGCTCGCCGCCCGTGTAGTTGCCGTCGACTACATGGTGACGGGGCATTCCTTCGTAGAAACTTTTCACCTGCTGAGGGGCAAATACCACTTTCCGCCGAAAAACGCATTTACTACCACTATGCGCGCCTTCCGCGGAGGAGGGCTCACCAAAGACGCCGTGTACCTGAAAGGTTTTCTCAACCTGCTCGAATATATCCGCGGAGGCCGGGAACTGGAACCGCTGCTGATCGGGAAAATACAGGAAGATTACCTGCCCATTGTCGAGGAACTCATTCACCGGAAGCTGCTGAAGCCTATCCCTGTTCGCCCGCGCTACCTGGAAAAGGAATTCCGTGAAAAGACCGAAATACTAAAAAAAGATATCACCATATTTAATATGATCGGGTAA
- the sppA gene encoding signal peptide peptidase SppA, translating into MKQFFKFMFASMLGVFFSFLLLLVFFFIFLAALFSAGAADETITLSGNTLLVASFNQNIPERTPQSPFPGLDLPGVRNVTGLNDILANIRKAESDKNIKGIYLDLSYVPEGLATIEEIRNALQKFRESGKFILAYGEVYSQTAYYLASVANKIYLHPEGALDFSGLSTDVVFFKGLLEKLEIEPQVIRVGAYKSAVEPFTEEQMSEASREQMNSYLQDLYQHFLASVATSRGISRDSLHLIADSLLVRQPSDALAYRMIDGLKYKDQVIAELKKMTGTPKENDMETVTMGAYTRAAGESSSKQGIPERIAVIYATGEIVSGEGSDFLIGSERLSRAIREARRDDEIEAIVLRVNSPGGSALASDVIWREMSLAKEEKPVVVSMGNTAASGGYYISCAAHKIVAQPNTLTGSIGVFAVIPNMQGFFNHKLGLTFDGVKTGAYSDLGTITRPLTPGEKAIVQEYINDVYADFTGHVAKGRGMTLPEVDSVARGRVWSGIGAVEAGLVDTLGGIRDALEIAAGMAGTENYRVIEYPSQKGPLEELLNNMGGNIRTWMVKQELGENYRYFETLKQLPRLSGVQALLPFEIEIR; encoded by the coding sequence ATGAAGCAATTCTTCAAATTCATGTTCGCCTCCATGCTGGGGGTATTTTTTTCTTTTCTTCTTTTGCTGGTGTTCTTTTTCATCTTCCTCGCTGCGCTGTTCAGCGCCGGAGCGGCGGACGAAACGATTACCCTTTCGGGGAACACACTGCTTGTCGCCTCCTTTAATCAGAATATTCCCGAAAGAACGCCGCAAAGCCCCTTCCCCGGGCTGGACCTGCCCGGCGTCCGGAATGTCACCGGCCTGAACGACATCCTTGCCAATATCCGGAAAGCCGAAAGCGATAAAAACATAAAAGGCATTTACCTTGATCTGAGCTATGTCCCGGAAGGGCTGGCAACCATCGAAGAAATACGCAATGCCCTGCAAAAGTTTCGCGAAAGCGGAAAATTCATTCTTGCCTATGGCGAAGTATATTCCCAAACGGCCTATTACCTGGCTTCGGTAGCCAATAAAATATACCTGCATCCGGAAGGCGCCCTGGATTTCAGCGGCCTGAGTACCGACGTGGTATTCTTCAAAGGTTTGCTTGAAAAGCTGGAAATTGAACCGCAGGTAATACGCGTCGGCGCTTATAAATCGGCTGTGGAACCCTTCACCGAAGAACAAATGAGCGAGGCCAGCCGGGAACAGATGAACTCTTATCTCCAGGATCTTTACCAGCATTTTCTGGCGTCGGTTGCGACAAGCCGGGGAATCAGCAGGGACAGCCTGCACCTGATCGCAGACAGCTTGCTCGTGCGTCAGCCTTCGGACGCCCTGGCCTACCGAATGATAGACGGGTTGAAATACAAAGACCAGGTAATTGCCGAACTAAAAAAAATGACCGGTACCCCTAAAGAAAACGACATGGAGACAGTTACCATGGGAGCATATACCCGCGCAGCCGGTGAAAGCAGCTCCAAACAAGGAATACCGGAGCGAATAGCTGTTATTTATGCGACCGGCGAAATAGTAAGCGGAGAAGGAAGTGATTTCCTGATCGGTTCGGAAAGGCTTTCAAGGGCCATCAGAGAAGCGCGGAGGGATGACGAAATAGAAGCCATTGTACTTCGCGTTAACTCTCCCGGAGGAAGCGCGCTTGCTTCCGACGTTATTTGGCGGGAAATGAGTCTTGCTAAAGAAGAAAAGCCTGTGGTAGTTTCTATGGGTAATACGGCCGCCTCCGGAGGATACTATATTTCCTGCGCGGCCCATAAGATAGTAGCCCAGCCAAACACCCTTACCGGCTCCATTGGCGTATTTGCCGTTATTCCCAATATGCAGGGATTTTTTAACCATAAATTAGGACTCACCTTCGATGGCGTAAAAACCGGCGCATATTCAGACCTGGGAACCATTACCCGTCCCCTGACTCCCGGTGAAAAAGCCATTGTCCAGGAGTACATCAATGATGTTTATGCGGACTTTACCGGCCATGTCGCCAAGGGCCGTGGAATGACGCTTCCCGAAGTGGACAGCGTTGCCCGGGGCAGGGTTTGGAGCGGCATAGGGGCGGTAGAAGCAGGCCTGGTTGATACTCTTGGCGGCATCCGGGACGCCCTGGAAATAGCAGCCGGCATGGCCGGCACAGAAAATTACCGGGTAATTGAGTATCCTTCCCAAAAAGGCCCCCTGGAAGAATTACTGAACAATATGGGCGGAAATATCCGCACCTGGATGGTAAAACAGGAACTTGGTGAAAATTACCGGTATTTTGAAACGCTGAAGCAGCTCCCCCGCCTTTCCGGCGTCCAGGCCCTGCTCCCCTTTGAGATAGAGATCAGGTGA
- the folK gene encoding 2-amino-4-hydroxy-6-hydroxymethyldihydropteridine diphosphokinase has product MGEVYLSLGSNQGNRQANLQAALKKLEVLLGKPVKVSGIYRTAAWGKTDQPGFLNQVLSFHMEPGQETWLLQRILETEMALGRVRKEKWEARAIDIDILLAGEKVINTETLTVPHPWLHLRRFVLVPLNEIAPDLLHPVLDKTIRELLEICPDRLEAEKIADS; this is encoded by the coding sequence ATGGGTGAAGTTTATCTCTCGCTGGGAAGTAACCAGGGAAACAGGCAGGCAAACCTGCAGGCTGCGTTAAAGAAGCTGGAAGTATTGCTGGGAAAGCCGGTAAAAGTTTCGGGTATTTACCGGACTGCTGCCTGGGGGAAAACGGATCAGCCGGGCTTCCTGAACCAGGTGCTTTCCTTCCATATGGAGCCCGGCCAGGAAACCTGGCTGCTTCAGCGTATCCTTGAAACGGAAATGGCTTTGGGAAGGGTGCGGAAGGAAAAGTGGGAAGCAAGAGCGATTGATATAGATATTCTTTTAGCAGGTGAAAAGGTGATCAATACAGAGACGCTCACCGTGCCTCATCCCTGGCTTCACCTGAGGCGTTTCGTGCTTGTTCCCTTGAATGAAATTGCTCCGGATCTGCTGCATCCGGTTTTGGATAAAACAATACGTGAATTACTGGAAATTTGCCCTGACCGGTTGGAAGCAGAGAAAATTGCTGATTCGTAG
- a CDS encoding CDP-alcohol phosphatidyltransferase family protein — protein MMKGEVQTGCYLVFLAAFFDFFDGLAARALNAWSSIGKELDSLADVISFGLVPGLIIFRLLQPGDFPVPGQEWAFTSFLVTVFSALRLASFNVDDRQKNSFLGLPTPACGLFIASLPFIPDLFPQAGTFIGHPLFLLPLTLMLSYLLVAPLPCLP, from the coding sequence GTGATGAAGGGAGAAGTACAGACAGGCTGTTACCTGGTATTCCTCGCCGCCTTTTTTGATTTTTTCGACGGTTTGGCGGCAAGAGCGCTGAATGCATGGTCATCCATCGGCAAGGAGTTAGATTCCCTTGCCGATGTGATCAGTTTCGGCCTGGTGCCCGGCCTGATCATTTTTCGGCTGCTCCAACCCGGCGATTTCCCGGTTCCGGGTCAGGAATGGGCCTTCACAAGTTTTCTCGTCACGGTATTTTCTGCACTGAGGCTGGCCAGCTTTAATGTGGACGACCGGCAAAAGAACAGCTTTTTGGGCTTGCCTACGCCGGCCTGCGGACTCTTCATTGCTTCGCTGCCGTTTATTCCGGACCTTTTTCCGCAGGCGGGAACGTTCATTGGCCATCCCCTTTTCCTGCTTCCGCTCACCCTGATGCTTAGCTACCTCCTGGTAGCCCCTCTCCCCTGCCTTCCCTGA
- a CDS encoding PspC domain-containing protein, producing the protein MLQQMISYVERQSFGVCTYLADRFNISLGKLRLFFIYSSFLAVGFPIIFYLLAGIVLDIRRYVSFRRKSSIWEL; encoded by the coding sequence ATGCTACAGCAGATGATAAGCTATGTTGAACGACAGTCGTTCGGTGTTTGTACTTACCTTGCCGACCGCTTCAATATTTCCCTTGGAAAACTTCGTCTATTCTTTATTTATTCCTCTTTTCTCGCTGTGGGCTTCCCGATCATCTTCTATCTTCTTGCCGGTATCGTGCTGGACATTCGCCGTTACGTGAGCTTTCGCCGCAAAAGCAGCATTTGGGAACTTTAG
- the purS gene encoding phosphoribosylformylglycinamidine synthase subunit PurS produces the protein MKFIAEINVMPHKEILDPQGKAVTKSMVNLGLNEIQNVRIGKHITLEIESPDQESARAKVDEACRKLLANLIMESYDFTLRQA, from the coding sequence ATGAAATTTATTGCCGAGATCAATGTAATGCCTCACAAGGAAATTCTGGACCCGCAGGGGAAAGCCGTAACTAAGAGTATGGTAAACCTGGGCCTGAATGAAATTCAAAACGTCCGTATTGGAAAGCACATTACCCTTGAGATTGAATCACCGGACCAGGAATCCGCCCGGGCAAAGGTAGATGAAGCCTGCCGGAAACTGCTGGCCAACCTGATCATGGAGTCTTACGATTTCACGCTTCGGCAGGCCTGA
- the pyrF gene encoding orotidine-5'-phosphate decarboxylase, translating to MTREELFEEIKKKRSFLCVGLDTDIDKVPSHLLKEEDPVFEFNKQIIDATKDLCIAYKPNIAFYECRGVVGWESLRKTLEYIPKEIFTIADAKRGDIGNTSLMYARTFFQPESSGLDFDSVTVAPYMGIDSVAPFLGFEGKWAIVLALTSNEGNKDFQYLETEDDFLFEKVITTSREWAGPDRLMYVVGATQPDAFADVRKLAPDHFLLVPGIGAQGGNLSEIAECGLNGQCGLIVNSSRGIIYASGAEDFADKARMQAKKLQEEMQHLLEKM from the coding sequence ATGACACGTGAAGAACTTTTTGAAGAAATTAAAAAAAAGCGCTCCTTTTTATGCGTAGGCCTCGATACGGATATCGATAAAGTACCTTCCCATTTATTGAAGGAAGAAGATCCGGTATTCGAATTCAACAAGCAGATCATTGACGCGACCAAGGATCTTTGCATCGCCTATAAGCCCAATATCGCTTTTTATGAGTGCCGCGGCGTTGTCGGCTGGGAGAGCCTGCGTAAAACGCTGGAGTACATTCCTAAAGAAATATTTACCATTGCAGATGCAAAAAGGGGCGATATCGGCAATACTTCCCTGATGTACGCCCGGACATTCTTCCAGCCGGAAAGTTCCGGCCTGGACTTTGATTCGGTAACTGTTGCCCCTTATATGGGAATTGACAGCGTAGCCCCCTTCCTGGGGTTTGAAGGCAAATGGGCAATTGTGCTGGCATTAACCTCTAATGAGGGCAACAAGGATTTTCAATACCTGGAAACCGAGGATGACTTCCTGTTCGAAAAGGTCATTACTACTTCCAGGGAATGGGCAGGCCCTGACAGGCTGATGTACGTAGTAGGCGCCACTCAGCCGGATGCCTTTGCAGATGTTCGTAAACTTGCTCCTGATCATTTCCTGCTGGTTCCAGGTATCGGCGCCCAAGGTGGAAATTTGAGCGAAATTGCCGAGTGCGGCCTGAACGGCCAATGCGGGTTGATCGTAAATTCGTCCCGAGGAATAATTTATGCATCCGGCGCAGAAGATTTTGCCGATAAAGCAAGAATGCAAGCAAAGAAATTACAGGAAGAAATGCAGCATTTGCTGGAAAAGATGTAA
- a CDS encoding N-formylglutamate amidohydrolase has translation MPLTSGKLRAPEYLGPAGLQREDPGPGSKYNKNWHGSSLVISMEPFVIAEGKSPVITAAIHEGHMIREELLPYMNLEEHERSREEDPYTDFLSEISGSRVIVNISRFETDMNRPREKAVYLRPEDAWGLNVWKQALPPELINRSLESYDAFYTGMKTLLNSIIDRFGHFVVLDLHTYNYRREGTAAEASEADNPEINIGTAHNHPRWSELTRHFIQTLSGAKINGQTPDVRENIKFKGGEFSRWINRNYGAFGFVLSIEFKKTFMDEFTGIVDIYHLRDIRRALNFTMDELAEQLELTGSK, from the coding sequence ATGCCCCTGACTTCAGGAAAGCTCCGCGCACCGGAGTACCTCGGGCCTGCCGGTTTACAGAGGGAAGATCCTGGCCCCGGCAGCAAATATAATAAAAACTGGCATGGAAGTAGCCTTGTAATTTCCATGGAGCCATTTGTTATTGCGGAAGGCAAATCACCGGTTATTACAGCAGCTATCCATGAGGGACATATGATAAGGGAGGAATTGCTCCCCTATATGAACCTGGAAGAACATGAGCGCAGCAGGGAGGAAGATCCTTATACGGACTTTCTTTCGGAAATATCCGGCAGCCGGGTAATAGTGAATATTTCCCGGTTTGAAACGGATATGAACAGACCGCGTGAAAAAGCAGTGTACCTTCGGCCGGAGGATGCCTGGGGGCTGAATGTCTGGAAACAAGCGCTTCCCCCGGAGCTGATAAACCGCTCCCTGGAAAGTTATGATGCTTTTTACACGGGCATGAAAACGCTTCTTAACAGTATCATTGACCGCTTCGGGCATTTCGTCGTACTGGACCTGCACACCTACAATTACCGGCGTGAAGGGACAGCTGCGGAAGCCAGCGAGGCCGACAACCCGGAGATCAACATAGGCACCGCTCATAACCATCCCCGCTGGAGCGAGCTTACCCGGCACTTCATCCAGACCCTTTCCGGCGCAAAGATCAATGGGCAAACACCCGATGTACGGGAAAATATCAAATTCAAAGGCGGGGAATTTTCCAGGTGGATCAACCGGAACTACGGCGCGTTCGGCTTCGTACTATCCATCGAATTCAAAAAGACATTCATGGACGAATTCACGGGTATCGTGGATATCTATCATCTTCGGGATATCCGGAGAGCCCTGAATTTCACGATGGATGAGCTGGCAGAACAACTGGAATTAACAGGGAGTAAATAA